DNA sequence from the Ferviditalea candida genome:
TAAGCAAAAGCGCAAATATTTGCCTGGGATTGCCGCCGGAACCCAAATCACCGCTTATTGCTTGACGGAGCCTTCCTCCGGCACGGATGCATTAAGCATCGGAACAACCGCAAAGCTGGCGGAAGACGGGCAGCATTATGTGCTGAACGGACAAAAACAATTTATTACGAATGCGGGCTTTGCCGATATCTTCATCGTCTACGCCAAAATCGACGGAAAGCATTTCAGCGCATTTATTGTGGAGCGGGATACGGAAGGACTCCTGTTGGGAACGGAAGAAAATAAAATGGGCTTGAGGGGCACCTCAACCCGCAGCATTATCCTTGAGGACTGCAGGATTCCCACGGAAAATCTGCTCGGCGAAGCGGGAAAGGGCCATTTGATTGCTTTCAATATTTTAAACTTCGGGCGCCTGAAGCTGGCCGCAGGTTCCCTCGGCCTCAGCAAGGAGGTCATTTCGATTTCGGTCAAATACGCAAAGGAAAGAAAACAGTTCAATCAGCCGCTGTCGAGCTTTCCATTGATTAAAAACAAACTTGCAGACATGAATATTCTGACTTATGCGCTGGAAAGCATGGTCTATCGCACCGCGGGTTTAATTGACCAGCAGCTGCAAGCTCTGGATCCCCATCCGCAAACCTACGTTTCGGAAATGATGAAGGCCGCGTCCGAATATGCGCTGGAGGCGTCCGTCAACAAGGTGTTCGCATCGGAGACTATTCAGCACATTGCCGACGAAGCCGTGCAAATTCATGGCGGGTACGGCTATACAAAGGAGTACAGGATTGAACAGATTTACCGTGACGTACGGATTTTCCGGATTTTTGAAGGAACGAACGAAATCAACCGCCTGCTCATTCCGAAGCAGATTATAAAAAAGGTCCGCACTCCGCTGCAGATTGCCGACGACTTTGCCAAGCTGATGAAGGAAGCTGCCGCTTTGAAGCATCCCGAAGCCCCTGCCGGCACCAGTGCCTTGGATCGGGAGAAGCATTTCATCATGCTGGCGAGAAAACATTTTCAATTGGCCATCGGGCATGCGATCACCAAATATGCGGAAGAAATCGATTCCCAGCAGGAGATCGCCGCTGCTCTCAGTGAAATGGCGATCCTGATCTATGCGATGGAGAGCATATGGTTAAGAACCAATCGAAGAGTCGACCGGCTGGGGGAGGAAAAAGCGGTTCACTCCGTGCAGATGACGCAAGTCTTCTGTTATGAGTCCATGATCAAGATTCGCGATTTGACAGAAAACGTGATCATGAACGAAGTTCCCGAGCTGTATACGATGCTGTCGGCAATGAACCCCATCCGCAGCGCAGCCGGAATCAACACGTTTCTCTTAAAAAGAAGCATCGCCGATCGACTCGCAGAGAAAGAAAAATATATCGTGTAAGGCGCATGGTATAATTACAAAAATGAATCGTCGAATACTTCTACAGCAAATCCCCGTCGAGATACGACAGGAATTTGCTGTTTGTTACGATTCCTCCGACCATCGGTTTGTGGAATCCATAGAGGCTTTCAACTTTGTTCAATCACATTCGGCTAAATTCGCGTAGAGTTCCGGACGCCGGTCGTCCAGATATTTCGGAAACCGGCGCGCCATGTTCAAATCCGTCAAATCGATTTGTACCAGGTATCCTTTTTCTTCCTGATTACCCAAAAGTACATGCTTCCCAAATGGATCCGCCACCGAGCTTTCTCCAAAAAAACGTGTGGACTCTTCTGTTCCAATGCGATTTGTCGTAGCAACAAACACTTGATTTTCCACCGCCCGGCATTGAATTTGAACACTTTGAGCATGTTCGAATGGGCTCATATTTGCAGTTGGTGCCAGAATGATTTCCGCTCCCTTTAGAGCCAGTATCCGTGCTGTCTCGGGAAATTCGGTGTCGTAACAAATCATGATTCCGATCCTGCCCATTTCCGTATCCCACACATGAAAGCTTTCCCCGCTTGAAAAATACTTGCTCTCCTCATCCCAAAGATGAATTTTTTGATAGGTCCCCAAAATGCTTCCATCATGGTTGATCAGACAAGCGGAGTTGTAAATCAGTCCGTCTCGCCGTTCGGGAAAACCAAATACGGTCATTAGTTTGAACTGTCTCGCCCAATCCGCAACTTGTTGTATGCTGGAACCCGTTTCATCCTCACTCAACTCCGCGGTTCTGTCCCTCGTAAAATAGCCTGTCAGACAGAGTTCCGGAAACAAGATCAAGTCCGCTTGGCCTTGCGCCGCTTGTTGCATGAAGCGATGCATTTTTTCCAAATTTGCTTGCTTATCATACAGGATCGGCTCCATCTGGGCCAAAAACAGCTTTACGTTCATTGTCCTTCACCCATCTCAACATGTGTTTCCGGCCTGCTGTTGGAGCCTCGACTCAAGGACCGCATCTGCATGAAAATCTCCCGAATGACGACAACAGCAATAAACAACATTCCGGCTGCACCCCAAATGAAAGTGAACCAGTAGTAAAAGTTGAACATCAATTCAGACATAGGTTGTCCCCTTTCCTACAAATTCATATTTAACAGGGATTATCAAAGCATTACCTTGTGTTGCGGTTGATAATCTTTGAGGGTTTCAAAATTGTAACGTGTCTTTGCGAAAGGAAGTGAAACCAAAATAATCACCAAGGGAATGATCAAGGCCAATATATTGCCGATAAACCAGTTCAAGTCCTCATCATTAATTAGAAAATACGCCAGCA
Encoded proteins:
- a CDS encoding carbon-nitrogen hydrolase family protein: MNVKLFLAQMEPILYDKQANLEKMHRFMQQAAQGQADLILFPELCLTGYFTRDRTAELSEDETGSSIQQVADWARQFKLMTVFGFPERRDGLIYNSACLINHDGSILGTYQKIHLWDEESKYFSSGESFHVWDTEMGRIGIMICYDTEFPETARILALKGAEIILAPTANMSPFEHAQSVQIQCRAVENQVFVATTNRIGTEESTRFFGESSVADPFGKHVLLGNQEEKGYLVQIDLTDLNMARRFPKYLDDRRPELYANLAECD
- a CDS encoding acyl-CoA dehydrogenase family protein, encoding MNESNPTPFSTGKFLFEYTNPEAVFIPEDFTDEHRMIMESAAEFMEQEVVPAEARIENHDYGLLVEFIRQAGELGLLGADIPEAYGGLELDKVSSMIIGEAVAKQPSFSITMSGHAGIGSLPIVFFGNDKQKRKYLPGIAAGTQITAYCLTEPSSGTDALSIGTTAKLAEDGQHYVLNGQKQFITNAGFADIFIVYAKIDGKHFSAFIVERDTEGLLLGTEENKMGLRGTSTRSIILEDCRIPTENLLGEAGKGHLIAFNILNFGRLKLAAGSLGLSKEVISISVKYAKERKQFNQPLSSFPLIKNKLADMNILTYALESMVYRTAGLIDQQLQALDPHPQTYVSEMMKAASEYALEASVNKVFASETIQHIADEAVQIHGGYGYTKEYRIEQIYRDVRIFRIFEGTNEINRLLIPKQIIKKVRTPLQIADDFAKLMKEAAALKHPEAPAGTSALDREKHFIMLARKHFQLAIGHAITKYAEEIDSQQEIAAALSEMAILIYAMESIWLRTNRRVDRLGEEKAVHSVQMTQVFCYESMIKIRDLTENVIMNEVPELYTMLSAMNPIRSAAGINTFLLKRSIADRLAEKEKYIV